A region from the Gammaproteobacteria bacterium genome encodes:
- the uvrC gene encoding excinuclease ABC subunit UvrC: MFQAGSFDSKAFLKQLTHKPGVYRMLNPAGEVIYVGKARDLKKRVASYFKSHEGNAKTRSMVAQIADIQITTTANEVEALLLENNLIKQLKPRYNILLRDDKSYPYIYLTSHEDFPRLAFHRGAKKGKGEYFGPYPSAGAVRETLNLLQKIFLVRQCENSFYRNRTRACLQYQIKRCAAPCVGLVDKAPYAEDVRHARMFLQGKSTQLVDELVQQMETCSEALNFEKAAYYRDQIANLRRIQDTQRVSSKAGDMDILAVVIKNGLACVQVFFVRSGLNLGNKSYFPKQAKDESAEQVLNAFIPQFYLSPQRGGFIPPLLLSNVDFPDRGLLAQGLSENAGHKVEIKCRIKGERARWLQMAESNALVSLDFQLSSKTNLLKRFEALQDALQLENLPQRLECFDISHTSGEATVASCVVLDSNGAGKSDYRRFNIEGITPGDDYAAMRQALTRRYTRLKKGEGKIPDILFIDGGKGQLGEAEKVLEELQIEDVILIGIAKGEKRKPGLETLFISGREQAVHLAAHSPALHLIQQVRDEAHRFAVTSHQQRRAKTRSRSVLADIPGLGPKRSQKLLKQFGGIQELKRAGVEDIAKIQGISTELAQRVYDTLHPEG, encoded by the coding sequence ATGTTCCAAGCCGGCTCTTTTGATTCCAAAGCCTTTTTAAAGCAACTCACCCACAAGCCTGGGGTTTACCGTATGCTCAACCCCGCCGGGGAGGTGATCTATGTGGGAAAAGCCCGGGATTTAAAAAAAAGAGTAGCCAGCTATTTTAAAAGTCATGAGGGCAATGCCAAAACCCGATCCATGGTGGCACAAATTGCCGATATTCAGATCACCACCACGGCCAATGAAGTGGAAGCCCTGCTGCTTGAAAACAACCTTATCAAACAGCTCAAACCCCGCTACAACATCCTGTTGCGAGATGACAAAAGCTATCCCTATATCTATTTGACCTCCCATGAGGATTTTCCCCGTTTGGCTTTTCATCGGGGTGCCAAGAAAGGCAAGGGCGAGTATTTCGGTCCTTACCCCAGTGCGGGCGCGGTGCGAGAGACGCTTAATCTGCTACAAAAGATTTTTCTGGTACGCCAATGTGAAAACAGCTTTTACCGCAACCGTACCCGTGCTTGTTTGCAATACCAAATCAAACGCTGCGCGGCACCTTGCGTCGGTCTGGTAGATAAAGCGCCTTACGCCGAGGATGTGCGTCACGCGCGTATGTTCCTGCAGGGCAAAAGCACCCAATTGGTTGATGAACTGGTACAGCAAATGGAGACCTGCTCCGAAGCCTTGAATTTTGAGAAAGCCGCCTATTACCGCGATCAAATTGCCAATTTGCGTCGTATTCAGGACACTCAACGAGTGAGCAGCAAAGCCGGGGATATGGATATTCTGGCCGTAGTGATCAAAAACGGCTTAGCCTGTGTGCAAGTGTTTTTTGTGCGCTCGGGACTCAATCTGGGCAACAAATCCTACTTTCCCAAGCAGGCCAAAGACGAGTCGGCGGAGCAGGTGCTTAATGCTTTTATACCGCAGTTTTACCTCTCACCACAGCGAGGGGGGTTTATTCCGCCGTTATTACTCAGTAATGTGGATTTTCCTGACCGGGGCTTGTTGGCGCAGGGGTTGAGCGAAAACGCCGGTCACAAAGTGGAAATCAAATGCCGCATTAAAGGAGAGAGGGCCCGCTGGCTGCAAATGGCCGAATCCAATGCCCTGGTGTCACTGGATTTTCAACTCTCCAGTAAAACCAATTTGCTCAAGCGGTTTGAGGCGCTACAGGACGCTCTACAGCTGGAAAACCTGCCGCAACGTTTGGAATGCTTTGACATCAGCCATACCTCGGGAGAGGCCACTGTGGCATCCTGTGTGGTATTGGACAGCAATGGTGCCGGTAAATCCGATTATCGTCGTTTTAACATTGAAGGGATTACGCCCGGGGATGATTATGCAGCGATGCGTCAGGCCCTGACCCGGCGTTATACCCGCTTGAAGAAGGGGGAGGGTAAGATTCCCGATATTTTGTTTATTGACGGCGGCAAAGGCCAGTTGGGGGAAGCGGAAAAAGTGTTGGAAGAACTGCAAATCGAGGATGTAATTCTCATCGGCATTGCCAAGGGAGAAAAACGCAAACCTGGTTTGGAAACCCTGTTTATCAGTGGTCGTGAACAGGCGGTGCATTTAGCTGCCCATTCCCCAGCCCTGCATTTGATTCAACAAGTCAGGGATGAGGCACACCGGTTTGCGGTCACTTCGCACCAGCAGCGGCGGGCGAAAACCCGCTCCCGGTCAGTGTTGGCCGATATTCCCGGCCTGGGTCCAAAACGCAGCCAGAAGTTACTGAAGCAGTTTGGCGGTATCCAGGAACTCAAACGGGCGGGCGTGGAAGATATTGCTAAAATTCAGGGTATAAGTACTGAGTTGGCACAGCGAGTATATGATACCCTACACCCTGAGGGATAA
- a CDS encoding uracil-DNA glycosylase yields the protein MSKNPLFDLNCRRCPRLSQFLDEVGREYPDYHARPVEPFGVKTPKLLIVGLAPGMHGANATGRPFTGDYAGVLLYETLFKYGFSSKSISESLNDGLKLKHCRITNAVKCLPPQNKPTGGEVTTCNTFLQAEIASLPQQAGLLALGSVAHSAIIKALNLKAKDYPFGHARVHQPEAGPWIIDSYHCSRYNTQTRRLTEAMFHQVFALARERIEAVSV from the coding sequence ATGAGTAAAAATCCATTATTTGACCTGAATTGCCGCCGCTGTCCCAGATTGAGTCAATTCCTGGATGAGGTGGGGCGGGAATATCCCGACTATCACGCCCGCCCGGTAGAGCCTTTTGGGGTGAAAACCCCCAAATTGCTCATTGTGGGACTGGCTCCGGGTATGCATGGCGCCAACGCAACAGGTCGGCCTTTTACCGGTGATTACGCCGGTGTACTTTTATACGAAACCCTATTCAAATATGGGTTTTCCAGCAAATCCATATCAGAATCCTTGAACGATGGATTAAAGCTTAAGCATTGCCGGATAACCAACGCGGTTAAATGTCTGCCACCGCAGAATAAACCCACTGGCGGGGAAGTCACTACCTGTAACACATTTCTGCAGGCCGAAATCGCCTCATTACCCCAACAGGCAGGGCTGCTCGCTTTAGGCAGCGTCGCTCATAGCGCCATCATCAAGGCACTGAACCTCAAAGCCAAGGATTATCCTTTTGGCCACGCTCGAGTACACCAACCGGAAGCCGGCCCCTGGATCATCGATTCATACCACTGTAGTCGTTACAACACTCAAACACGCCGACTCACTGAGGCCATGTTTCATCAGGTATTTGCCCTGGCACGGGAGAGAATCGAGGCTGTCAGCGTATAG
- the iscU gene encoding Fe-S cluster assembly scaffold IscU → MAYSDKVLDHYENPRNVGSFEKGDPTVGTGMVGAPACGDVMRLQIKVGENGIIEDAKFKTYGCGSAIASSSLLTEWVRGKTLDEARAIKNTDIAEELALPPVKIHCSVLAEDAIKAAIEDYQSHQVAKDETRKANA, encoded by the coding sequence ATGGCATACAGCGACAAAGTTCTCGACCACTATGAGAATCCTCGGAACGTTGGCAGTTTCGAGAAAGGAGACCCCACTGTAGGAACAGGAATGGTCGGAGCCCCCGCATGCGGTGATGTGATGCGTTTACAGATCAAAGTGGGTGAAAACGGTATTATCGAAGATGCCAAGTTCAAGACCTACGGTTGCGGTTCAGCCATCGCATCCAGTTCCCTGTTGACCGAATGGGTACGGGGAAAGACCTTGGATGAAGCCCGAGCCATTAAAAACACCGACATCGCTGAAGAGCTGGCACTGCCGCCGGTTAAAATCCACTGCTCGGTTTTGGCCGAAGACGCGATCAAAGCTGCCATTGAAGATTACCAAAGCCATCAGGTAGCCAAAGACGAGACCCGCAAAGCGAACGCTTAA
- the flgL gene encoding flagellar hook-associated protein FlgL has translation MRVTNKLMQFRAINIMLDRQADLSNTQQQIATGRAILNPSDDPVGTVQIMPLKEIIEKNQQYVKNAQVGEARLDLEDRTLDGVNDVLIRMKELAIRGNNDTLSQPDRTAVAMEIRQGIETLKGLANTKDTNGDYLFAGHAVRTEPFVESPPGSYSYFGDTGQRFLQIGETRQIAVGDPGNDVFMDIPAVGGGLQDIFSTLDTLAATFEANNIDQDSLANIDAAIDNVSTIRARVGSRLNSIDTQNVINEELKFQGEKSLSEIQDLDIAEAVSRLNLQLVGLQASQQAFTKVQNLSLFNYL, from the coding sequence ATGCGTGTCACTAACAAATTAATGCAATTTCGCGCCATCAATATAATGCTGGACCGACAGGCCGACTTGTCCAATACACAACAACAAATTGCCACCGGACGTGCGATATTGAATCCCTCTGATGATCCTGTAGGCACAGTTCAAATTATGCCGTTGAAGGAAATTATTGAGAAGAATCAGCAATACGTTAAAAATGCTCAAGTAGGGGAAGCGCGTCTGGATCTGGAAGACCGAACCCTGGATGGCGTTAACGACGTCCTCATTCGCATGAAGGAACTCGCTATTCGGGGAAACAACGACACTCTGTCGCAACCCGACCGTACTGCGGTGGCTATGGAGATTCGTCAAGGCATTGAAACTCTTAAAGGCCTGGCCAACACTAAAGACACCAACGGTGATTACTTGTTTGCCGGTCACGCCGTACGTACCGAACCGTTTGTTGAGAGTCCTCCCGGAAGCTATTCCTATTTCGGAGATACAGGACAACGGTTTTTGCAAATCGGCGAAACCCGGCAAATCGCTGTGGGTGATCCGGGTAACGATGTGTTTATGGACATACCGGCAGTGGGCGGTGGACTTCAAGATATATTTTCGACCCTGGATACGCTGGCCGCCACGTTTGAAGCCAATAACATTGACCAAGATTCACTGGCAAATATTGATGCCGCCATTGACAACGTGTCCACCATTCGAGCCCGTGTCGGATCACGTTTAAACTCAATTGATACACAAAATGTCATCAACGAGGAGTTGAAATTTCAGGGTGAAAAATCTCTATCGGAGATTCAAGATTTGGACATAGCGGAAGCGGTGAGTCGGCTCAATTTGCAATTGGTGGGTCTGCAAGCGTCCCAGCAAGCGTTTACTAAAGTACAAAATCTCAGTTTGTTTAACTATTTGTAA